A single region of the Pseudosulfitobacter pseudonitzschiae genome encodes:
- a CDS encoding TRAP transporter large permease, with translation MWFIPIIFIVFLISGTAFAYLMGSVSVLTFVAVGKSQYLSIMPQRIFAQLDVFAFMAMPLFILTAEIMSRAGVTRSLIDFAMSVVGRFRGGLGHVNILTSVFFAGISGSAIADSAALSRTFVPEMKARGYDPYYAGAITAASSMIGPIIPPSIIMIIYGGLTGASVAALFIAGVVPGLLLAAALMLLNAVIANIKGHPGGKSDDLPKFLPSLLHAAPALCLPAVILGALVFGLATPTEGSAIAVLVALIAGQYYKGLNWRMIFDAVEATAKMTGTIFIILAAISVLGYLAGQLGWSQALANWVESFGLTDTKYLFFLVVIFLIAGMFMDTPVALTLLIPLFAPQALAQGISPIHLGIVLCFNLCVGLITPPLGKCLVVVSALTNLNYWRLAYAALPFIAVQILLLLALVYWPALSLTLPQMFGFSVN, from the coding sequence ATGTGGTTCATCCCGATAATCTTCATCGTCTTTCTGATCAGCGGAACCGCCTTTGCCTATCTCATGGGCTCCGTCTCGGTTTTGACCTTCGTCGCCGTGGGCAAGAGCCAATACTTGTCGATCATGCCGCAACGCATCTTTGCCCAGCTTGACGTTTTTGCATTCATGGCAATGCCGCTGTTCATCCTGACCGCAGAAATCATGAGCAGGGCAGGGGTCACACGCAGCCTGATCGACTTTGCGATGTCCGTCGTTGGTCGGTTTCGGGGTGGGCTTGGCCATGTTAACATTCTGACGAGCGTGTTTTTTGCCGGAATCTCGGGTTCAGCCATTGCAGACAGCGCCGCGTTGTCACGCACTTTTGTGCCAGAGATGAAAGCACGCGGCTATGACCCATATTATGCAGGTGCCATCACGGCGGCCTCGTCGATGATCGGGCCGATCATTCCTCCGTCGATTATCATGATCATCTACGGCGGCCTGACGGGCGCGTCCGTTGCCGCCTTGTTCATAGCGGGCGTCGTGCCAGGGTTGTTGCTGGCAGCGGCTCTAATGCTGCTGAATGCAGTGATTGCCAACATAAAGGGACATCCCGGCGGAAAGTCGGATGATCTGCCTAAGTTCTTGCCCAGCCTGCTGCACGCAGCCCCAGCATTGTGCCTGCCTGCGGTGATCCTTGGTGCTTTGGTGTTTGGGCTGGCGACCCCAACAGAAGGTTCGGCCATCGCCGTTCTGGTCGCGCTGATAGCTGGCCAATACTACAAGGGGCTGAATTGGAGAATGATCTTTGACGCGGTCGAGGCGACTGCCAAGATGACCGGAACAATCTTCATCATCCTCGCCGCGATCTCTGTGCTGGGCTATCTGGCCGGACAACTGGGCTGGTCGCAAGCTCTGGCCAACTGGGTGGAATCCTTTGGGCTGACGGATACGAAATACCTGTTCTTCTTGGTGGTTATTTTCTTGATTGCCGGAATGTTCATGGACACGCCTGTGGCACTGACCCTGCTGATCCCGCTTTTTGCGCCTCAAGCCTTGGCGCAGGGAATCAGCCCGATCCATCTGGGGATTGTGCTGTGCTTTAACCTTTGTGTGGGGCTGATTACGCCGCCGCTCGGCAAATGCCTTGTGGTTGTGTCGGCTCTGACAAACCTCAATTACTGGCGGCTGGCTTACGCTGCGCTGCCTTTCATTGCCGTGCAGATCCTGCTGCTGCTGGCGCTGGTCTATTGGCCCGCGCTGAGCCTTACGTTGCCGCAGATGTTCGGCTTTTCGGTGAACTGA
- a CDS encoding TRAP transporter substrate-binding protein yields MKLKSLTLAALLAMAVPAVAEVKIALDGKPDLEQSGSYNWSYAFANALTEAGMEVREMPRDSVGNEAEKFDQISTGLLEVSLSDVRAIAQIDPFVYGVRLPYIFDDAAHMDRALAAGKVFDRLNAKLAAQDAMVAAFVPIGPSSGIITTTKAVRAPADMADLRMRALDDAQIAMYQAWGSTGTIVPWGEVPAGLQTGVIDGYLNSPFVPVIFGQTDFVRNFSDAGVIIPMRAILFSKLWYDGLSDDDRATVDAAVVTADAANRAWLAQASESGLAALEEKGVTVQRLTAEERAVFREASKAVYDSDLMPSEDVKIWTELSDSNR; encoded by the coding sequence ATGAAACTGAAATCACTGACGCTGGCCGCACTTCTGGCCATGGCGGTCCCAGCCGTCGCAGAGGTAAAAATTGCGCTGGATGGAAAACCTGATCTGGAACAATCGGGCTCTTACAATTGGAGTTATGCTTTTGCCAACGCGCTGACAGAGGCCGGTATGGAGGTGCGTGAAATGCCACGCGACTCGGTTGGGAACGAGGCCGAGAAATTCGACCAGATTTCCACCGGACTGCTGGAAGTGTCCTTGTCGGACGTGCGCGCCATCGCGCAAATCGATCCGTTCGTCTATGGCGTGCGGTTGCCCTATATCTTTGACGATGCGGCGCATATGGATCGGGCGCTGGCAGCGGGAAAGGTCTTTGATCGGCTGAACGCGAAACTGGCTGCGCAGGATGCGATGGTCGCGGCTTTTGTGCCCATCGGACCATCCTCGGGGATCATCACCACTACCAAAGCCGTCCGCGCCCCTGCGGACATGGCCGACCTGCGCATGCGGGCGCTGGATGACGCACAAATCGCCATGTATCAGGCTTGGGGTTCAACGGGCACCATCGTGCCTTGGGGTGAAGTGCCTGCAGGCTTGCAAACCGGTGTGATCGATGGCTACCTCAACTCGCCTTTCGTACCTGTAATTTTTGGTCAGACCGACTTTGTCAGGAACTTTTCGGATGCGGGTGTGATTATCCCGATGCGGGCCATTTTGTTCTCGAAGTTGTGGTATGATGGATTGTCCGATGACGATCGCGCGACGGTGGATGCGGCCGTGGTCACCGCAGATGCTGCAAACCGCGCATGGCTTGCCCAAGCATCAGAATCCGGGCTGGCTGCGCTTGAGGAGAAGGGTGTGACCGTACAGCGCCTGACCGCAGAAGAGCGTGCTGTGTTCCGTGAGGCATCCAAAGCGGTTTACGACTCTGACCTGATGCCAAGCGAAGACGTCAAAATCTGGACGGAATTGTCCGACAGCAACCGCTAA
- a CDS encoding TRAP transporter small permease translates to MRHAIVLASNSVHEVTRRIAVLAVCLMFLTVMLQIIARYIFSAPPIWTEDVARYAMVWTGLLGATMSFKTRSDAVLMQSIFPRPPHVLAVLAEAIQSAAVLIFVLPVVYFCFMGLRGGFSKGYLARQSGLTTDTLGIPMVWISVSVPLAMLIILLHLAARWADNTVIESTETHLD, encoded by the coding sequence ATGCGCCACGCCATCGTCTTAGCAAGCAACAGCGTTCACGAAGTTACGCGGCGCATCGCGGTTCTGGCCGTTTGCCTGATGTTTCTCACCGTTATGTTGCAGATCATTGCCCGCTACATCTTTTCCGCGCCACCGATCTGGACCGAAGATGTCGCCCGCTATGCGATGGTCTGGACGGGCTTGCTGGGGGCAACGATGTCTTTCAAGACACGTTCGGACGCCGTGCTGATGCAAAGTATTTTTCCCCGTCCTCCGCACGTTCTGGCGGTTCTGGCCGAAGCGATCCAAAGCGCTGCCGTGCTGATTTTTGTCCTGCCGGTGGTTTATTTCTGCTTCATGGGCCTGCGCGGCGGGTTTTCAAAAGGATATCTCGCCAGACAATCAGGGCTTACGACTGACACGCTTGGCATCCCGATGGTCTGGATTTCGGTATCGGTTCCGTTGGCGATGCTGATCATTCTGTTGCATCTTGCGGCGAGATGGGCCGACAATACCGTCATCGAAAGCACCGAAACACATCTGGACTGA
- a CDS encoding IS630 family transposase (programmed frameshift), which produces MSAPLPDALRARFQRYIEEGLSGRAAALRLKLSPATGARWALAIRRTGRAEAAPQGRPKGRGKLDPHRSFFAEIIEQDGDITMPELSAALFDATSVQAHPNAIGKFLRKLGYTYKKSLVATERRRAKVRRQREDWFKQRLPAVSKHPERVVFIDETSVKTNLTRQRGWAPCGNRLIMDTPFGSWGTQTFIAGLSADAMIAPWVIKGAMDGAAFAAYVEKVLVPELSPGTVVILDNLATHKNAEAEKALRKAGCWFLFLPPYSPDLNPIEMAFSKLKAHLRRIGARTFTDMFNAIAEICDLYSPDECWNYFTAAGYVAG; this is translated from the exons ATGTCAGCACCTTTGCCAGACGCGCTTCGGGCGCGGTTTCAGCGATACATTGAGGAAGGGTTAAGCGGTCGCGCGGCGGCATTGCGCTTGAAACTCTCGCCCGCCACGGGAGCGCGGTGGGCGCTTGCGATCCGGCGGACCGGCCGGGCAGAGGCAGCTCCGCAGGGCCGACCAAAAGGCCGGGGCAAGCTGGACCCGCATCGGAGCTTCTTTGCTGAAATCATCGAGCAAGATGGAGACATCACGATGCCCGAGCTGAGTGCAGCCCTGTTTGACGCAACGAGTGTTCAGGCGCACCCCAACGCCATCGGTAAGTTCCTTCGCAAGCTGGGCTATACGTAT AAAAAATCGCTGGTCGCCACCGAACGCCGCCGTGCCAAGGTAAGGCGACAGCGCGAAGACTGGTTCAAGCAGCGCCTCCCAGCCGTATCGAAGCACCCGGAACGCGTTGTCTTTATTGACGAAACATCCGTGAAGACGAACCTGACGCGGCAGCGGGGATGGGCCCCTTGCGGCAACCGCCTGATTATGGACACCCCCTTCGGCTCATGGGGCACCCAGACCTTCATAGCCGGACTGAGTGCCGACGCGATGATCGCCCCCTGGGTGATCAAAGGGGCCATGGATGGCGCGGCCTTCGCCGCTTACGTTGAAAAGGTGCTGGTGCCGGAACTCTCACCCGGAACCGTCGTCATTCTGGACAATCTCGCCACGCACAAGAATGCCGAAGCGGAAAAAGCATTGCGCAAGGCAGGGTGCTGGTTCCTGTTCTTGCCGCCCTACAGTCCCGACCTCAACCCCATCGAAATGGCGTTCTCAAAGCTCAAAGCACACCTGCGCCGGATCGGAGCGCGAACATTCACCGACATGTTCAACGCAATCGCCGAGATCTGCGACCTCTACTCTCCCGACGAGTGCTGGAATTACTTCACGGCTGCCGGATATGTCGCAGGTTAA
- a CDS encoding BCCT family transporter: MHQSRSDPDAITFDTDYELGQDNIRPFGLDIHNPVFVISGGAIVLFVVVALLNQQATADLFGWLRPWLTSTFDWFLMMSVNIIFLFCIALAISPLGKVRIGGQSATPDYGYLSWIAMLFSAGMGIGLLFFSVLEPMYYSLPELNALPLGVNPINEDGTIGNSGLAATVFHWGFSAWAVYVVVALSLAIFAYNLGLPLTLRSAFYPVLGERVWGWWGHSIDILAVFATLFGLTTTLGLGAQQIAAGLTDVFGIEMGQSGIVILIIVITIAALVSVLLGMDAGVKRLAELNMWLALALFLFVLIVGPTWVLLGRFGGTMVEYVTNYAALSNPFGREDTGYMHGWTTFYWAWWIAWSPFVGMFIARVSRGRTVREFIICVLLLPSLVCALWMSVFGGMALEQLASGYEGAKEVVVAYRPELSFFRMIDQFPLYNIVAPICLVLIVVFFVTSSDSGSLVIDTITAGGKMDAPVAQRVFWCTFEGLVAIALLLGGGLNALQGAAVSMGIPFTLVVLAMCYCLFLALRSENRLLGQPDGSAVTPPHEVEHNEPPRGDHW; this comes from the coding sequence ATGCATCAGTCGCGAAGCGACCCTGACGCAATCACATTTGACACCGACTATGAACTTGGCCAGGACAATATTCGACCGTTCGGACTTGATATTCACAACCCTGTTTTTGTGATTTCGGGCGGCGCGATAGTTCTTTTCGTTGTTGTCGCACTGCTGAATCAACAAGCCACAGCAGACCTGTTCGGCTGGCTGCGTCCGTGGCTTACCAGCACGTTTGACTGGTTTTTGATGATGTCGGTGAACATCATTTTTCTCTTTTGCATCGCGTTGGCCATCTCGCCACTGGGCAAGGTCAGGATTGGCGGGCAGTCGGCCACGCCGGACTATGGCTACCTGTCTTGGATCGCGATGCTGTTCTCTGCCGGTATGGGTATCGGCCTTTTGTTCTTCTCGGTTTTGGAGCCGATGTATTATTCTCTGCCCGAACTGAATGCGCTCCCGCTTGGGGTTAATCCGATCAACGAAGACGGCACAATCGGGAATTCGGGGCTTGCCGCTACCGTCTTTCACTGGGGTTTCTCTGCTTGGGCGGTCTACGTTGTGGTCGCGCTGAGCCTTGCCATTTTCGCCTATAATCTCGGTCTGCCACTGACGCTGCGCTCGGCCTTCTATCCTGTTCTGGGTGAACGGGTCTGGGGCTGGTGGGGCCATTCGATCGATATTCTTGCGGTTTTTGCCACCCTCTTCGGTCTGACAACGACGCTGGGTCTGGGGGCGCAGCAGATCGCTGCGGGCCTGACCGATGTGTTTGGCATCGAAATGGGGCAGAGCGGGATCGTTATCCTGATTATCGTCATCACCATCGCCGCACTTGTTTCGGTCTTGCTGGGAATGGACGCGGGCGTCAAGCGGTTGGCCGAGTTGAATATGTGGCTGGCCCTTGCTCTTTTCCTCTTTGTTCTGATCGTCGGGCCCACGTGGGTTCTTTTGGGCCGGTTCGGCGGAACCATGGTGGAATACGTGACCAACTACGCTGCCTTGTCCAACCCGTTCGGGCGTGAAGACACCGGCTATATGCATGGCTGGACAACCTTCTATTGGGCGTGGTGGATTGCATGGTCGCCGTTCGTTGGCATGTTCATCGCCCGCGTTTCGCGGGGCCGGACCGTCCGCGAATTCATCATCTGCGTGCTGCTTTTGCCGTCGCTGGTCTGTGCGCTCTGGATGAGCGTTTTTGGCGGCATGGCGCTGGAGCAACTGGCATCCGGTTATGAGGGGGCCAAGGAGGTCGTCGTTGCATACCGCCCTGAACTTTCGTTCTTTCGTATGATTGACCAGTTCCCGCTTTATAATATTGTGGCGCCGATCTGTCTGGTCCTGATCGTGGTTTTCTTTGTCACCTCGTCGGATTCCGGTTCGTTGGTCATTGATACGATCACTGCGGGCGGCAAGATGGATGCGCCCGTGGCGCAGCGCGTATTCTGGTGTACCTTTGAAGGCTTGGTTGCCATCGCCCTTTTGCTGGGCGGCGGGTTGAATGCGCTTCAGGGTGCAGCGGTGTCTATGGGCATACCCTTCACGCTGGTGGTGCTGGCCATGTGCTATTGTCTGTTTCTGGCGCTACGCTCGGAAAACCGTCTTTTGGGCCAGCCGGATGGCTCAGCCGTCACGCCGCCGCATGAGGTGGAGCACAACGAGCCACCACGAGGCGATCACTGGTAA